From Sesamum indicum cultivar Zhongzhi No. 13 unplaced genomic scaffold, S_indicum_v1.0 scaffold00282, whole genome shotgun sequence, the proteins below share one genomic window:
- the LOC105180030 gene encoding uncharacterized protein LOC105180030 — MLAQELFTGYNQTRLPPRCALKVDIRKPYDTVDWDFLIVVIEMFGFPITFVKWIEECVTTPSFSIGLNGKPHGFFRGARGLGQGLDRFAEWSGLRLNVQKSHLIISLSAQALREEMLALLGFQEGVLSMRYLGLPLISSRLTIVDCRPLLLKIDKRIAGWEAAPGTPTTYLHMDNYGPKRLMGMEENPPITDFSPNHGGLPDWRWEEFPLVAGTMAPP; from the exons ATGCTAGCACAGGAACTCTTTACGGGTTATAACCAGACTCGTctacctcctagatgtgcTCTGAAAGTTGATATCCGGAAGCCATATGACACAGTggattgggatttcttgatAGTAGTTATAGAGATGTTTGGATTCCCTATTACTTTCGtgaaatggattgaggagtgtgtgacAACACCTTCATTCTCTATTGGGCTAAATGGGAAGCCCCATGGATTCTTTCGAGGAGCCAGAGGACTTGGGCAGG GTCTAGATCGTTTTGCCGAATGGTCGGGTCTTAGACTgaacgtgcagaaaagccacctGATTATCTCACTTTCAGCACAAGCACTGCGTGAGGAGATGTTGGCACTACTTGGATTTCAGGAAGGGGTTCTTTCAATGCGGTATCTGGGGTTACCACTTATATCGTCTCGACTAACAATTGTAGATTGCCGCCCACTATTActgaagattgacaaacgAATTGCTGGTTGGGAAG CTGCACCAGGGACGCCTACAACATACCTCCATATGGACAATTACGGACCAAAgaggctcatggggatggaggaaaatcctccGATTACGGATTTTTCTCCGAACCATGGTGGACTAccggattggagatgggaggaatttCCTCTTGTGGCAGGAACCATGGCACCACCTTAG